The following are from one region of the Marinomonas sp. CT5 genome:
- a CDS encoding ABC transporter ATP-binding protein, whose amino-acid sequence MATHLDISHISIEFPTPKGPFKALDNVSLKIEKGEFVSLIGHSGCGKSTVLNIVAGLYDATEGGILLDGREVKGPGPERAVVFQNHSLLPWLTSYQNVELAVKQVFRKTKTKKEMHDWIMHNLELVHMTHAADKRPDEISGGMKQRVGIARALAMEPSVLLMDEPFGALDALTRAHLQDSLMEIQKDLNNTVIMITHDVDEAVLLSDRIVMMTNGPAATVGEILHVDLERPRDRLALANDPRYVDYRTQVLTFLYEKQRKVEPIQVAAKNNKATDNVKVANA is encoded by the coding sequence ATGGCAACACATTTAGACATCAGTCATATATCGATTGAATTTCCAACTCCAAAAGGGCCGTTTAAGGCTTTAGATAATGTAAGTTTAAAAATTGAGAAGGGCGAATTTGTTTCACTCATTGGTCACTCTGGTTGTGGTAAATCTACGGTTCTGAATATTGTCGCGGGTCTATACGATGCGACTGAGGGCGGCATTTTATTAGATGGCCGAGAGGTGAAAGGGCCTGGCCCTGAACGTGCGGTGGTGTTTCAAAACCATTCATTATTACCTTGGTTAACGTCCTATCAAAATGTTGAGTTGGCGGTTAAGCAGGTATTTCGTAAAACCAAAACCAAAAAAGAAATGCATGACTGGATCATGCATAACCTTGAGTTGGTGCACATGACGCATGCGGCTGATAAACGTCCAGATGAAATTTCAGGCGGTATGAAGCAGCGTGTTGGTATTGCTCGAGCTCTGGCTATGGAGCCTAGTGTTTTGCTTATGGATGAACCCTTTGGTGCGTTGGACGCTTTAACCCGTGCACATCTTCAAGACTCTTTGATGGAAATTCAAAAAGACCTTAACAACACAGTGATTATGATTACTCATGATGTGGATGAGGCTGTGTTGTTGTCGGATCGTATTGTCATGATGACTAATGGCCCAGCTGCCACGGTAGGAGAAATATTGCATGTGGATTTAGAGCGTCCTCGTGATCGTTTAGCGTTAGCGAATGACCCTAGATACGTTGATTATCGTACGCAAGTATTAACTTTCCTCTATGAAAAGCAGCGCAAAGTTGAGCCAATTCAAGTGGCGGCTAAAAATAATAAGGCGACAGATAATGTCAAAGTTGCCAATGCATAA
- a CDS encoding ABC transporter permease — protein MMIASVTMASLKDKISAFSLKGILLPVFGIVVFILLWQAGASRVHTSLGEFPGPVVVYEQWNSLLTEHQNERIKEEKFYARQEERIAERQAKDPSYVGKLRDYTGKPTFFDQIFTSLYTVLAGFGLASLIAIPLGILIGLNRSVYSALNPVIQVFKPVSPLAWLPLVTMVVSASYVSDDPIFSKSFLTSMFTVTLCCMWPTLINTAVGVAAVEKDLLNVSKVLQLGWMTHVMKIVIPSAIPLMFTGLRLSLGIAWMVLIAAEMLAQNPGLGKFVWDEFQNGSSNSLGRIMVAVLMIGFIGYLLDRVMLTIQRFASWDKTQVLR, from the coding sequence ATGATGATAGCAAGCGTAACCATGGCCTCGTTAAAAGACAAAATTAGTGCCTTTTCTTTGAAAGGAATCTTACTGCCTGTCTTCGGCATTGTAGTGTTCATCTTGTTATGGCAAGCCGGCGCGAGTCGGGTACATACCTCGTTGGGAGAGTTTCCTGGGCCTGTTGTAGTTTACGAGCAATGGAACAGCTTGCTAACCGAACATCAAAATGAGCGCATAAAAGAAGAAAAATTCTACGCGCGTCAAGAAGAAAGAATTGCTGAGCGACAAGCGAAAGATCCAAGCTATGTTGGCAAGCTAAGAGACTATACAGGCAAGCCTACTTTTTTTGATCAAATATTTACCAGCCTTTATACCGTACTAGCAGGGTTTGGTTTGGCGAGTTTGATTGCTATTCCATTAGGTATTTTAATCGGATTAAACCGTTCCGTTTACAGCGCGTTGAACCCTGTTATTCAGGTTTTTAAACCCGTCTCTCCTCTAGCATGGCTGCCTTTGGTAACTATGGTAGTGAGTGCGAGTTATGTATCTGATGATCCTATATTTTCCAAATCGTTTTTAACCTCCATGTTCACCGTAACCTTGTGTTGTATGTGGCCTACTTTGATTAACACGGCTGTGGGTGTTGCTGCTGTCGAGAAAGATTTGTTGAACGTTTCCAAGGTTTTGCAGCTTGGCTGGATGACTCATGTGATGAAAATCGTCATTCCATCCGCAATTCCTTTGATGTTTACCGGTCTGCGTTTATCGCTCGGTATTGCTTGGATGGTGTTAATTGCTGCAGAAATGCTGGCGCAAAACCCAGGTCTTGGGAAGTTCGTCTGGGATGAATTTCAGAACGGTAGTTCGAATTCTTTGGGGCGAATCATGGTAGCGGTATTGATGATTGGTTTTATTGGCTATTTGTTAGACCGAGTCATGTTAACAATTCAGCGCTTTGCTTCTTGGGATAAAACTCAGGTACTTCGCTAG
- a CDS encoding CmpA/NrtA family ABC transporter substrate-binding protein, with protein MNLRCLKTAIGLPIFVNATQKISLSIVLGSVLITGAAHAELGYAEKEELKFGFIKLTDMAPLAIAYEKGYFEDEGLYVTLEAQANWKVLLDRVIDGQLDGAHMLAGQPLGATIGYGTKAHVVTAFSMDLNGNGITVSNDVWDEMKKNIPNGPDGKPVHPISASALKPVIDGYKAQGKPFKMGMVFPVSTHNYELRYWLAAGGIHPGYYAPERGDTSGQINADALLSVTPPPQMPATMEAGTISGYCVGEPWNQQAVFKGIGVPVITDYEIWKNNPEKVFGVSSDWAEEYPNTHIRVVKAMIRAAKWLDENNNANRPEAVKILSRSQYVGADYDVIANSMTGTFEYEKGDKREIPDFNVFFRHNATYPYYSDAIWYLTQMRRWGQIAEPKSDEWYMKTAKDVYRPDIYAQAAKSLIEDGVMMASEFPDFEKEDGFKPPQSDFIDGVTYDGKRPNDYLKSFKIGLKGDDKI; from the coding sequence ATGAACCTAAGATGTTTGAAAACGGCTATTGGTTTGCCGATCTTTGTTAATGCCACTCAAAAAATAAGTCTGTCTATCGTATTGGGTTCTGTACTAATAACTGGCGCTGCTCATGCAGAGCTAGGTTATGCAGAAAAAGAAGAGCTGAAATTTGGTTTTATCAAATTAACAGATATGGCGCCATTGGCTATTGCCTACGAAAAAGGCTATTTTGAAGATGAAGGTTTGTATGTCACTTTAGAAGCGCAAGCGAACTGGAAAGTATTATTAGATCGAGTCATTGATGGTCAGTTAGATGGTGCGCATATGCTAGCGGGTCAACCGCTAGGGGCAACTATCGGATACGGTACGAAAGCTCATGTAGTGACAGCCTTTAGTATGGATTTGAATGGTAATGGCATTACCGTCTCAAACGATGTTTGGGATGAAATGAAGAAAAACATTCCTAACGGCCCAGATGGTAAGCCCGTTCATCCAATCAGTGCTAGCGCGTTAAAACCTGTTATCGATGGCTATAAAGCCCAAGGCAAGCCTTTCAAAATGGGGATGGTGTTTCCTGTATCCACTCATAACTACGAATTACGTTACTGGCTTGCTGCTGGTGGCATTCACCCTGGTTATTACGCACCAGAGCGAGGTGATACTAGCGGTCAAATTAACGCCGATGCCTTGTTGTCTGTGACACCGCCGCCACAAATGCCAGCTACCATGGAAGCTGGAACTATTTCTGGCTATTGCGTAGGCGAACCTTGGAACCAGCAAGCGGTATTTAAAGGTATTGGCGTGCCAGTTATTACCGATTATGAAATTTGGAAGAACAACCCTGAGAAAGTGTTTGGGGTAAGCAGTGATTGGGCTGAAGAATATCCAAATACTCATATCCGCGTTGTGAAGGCTATGATTCGCGCGGCGAAATGGTTAGATGAAAACAACAATGCGAATCGCCCTGAAGCAGTAAAAATCCTTTCTCGCAGCCAATATGTTGGTGCGGACTATGATGTTATTGCCAACAGTATGACAGGCACTTTTGAGTATGAGAAAGGCGATAAACGCGAGATTCCAGACTTCAACGTATTCTTCCGTCATAACGCAACTTACCCTTATTACAGCGATGCGATTTGGTACTTAACGCAAATGCGCCGTTGGGGACAGATTGCTGAGCCAAAATCCGATGAGTGGTATATGAAAACGGCGAAAGACGTTTATCGTCCAGACATTTATGCACAAGCGGCAAAATCTTTGATTGAAGATGGTGTGATGATGGCGTCTGAGTTTCCAGATTTTGAAAAAGAAGATGGTTTTAAACCACCACAAAGTGACTTTATCGATGGGGTTACCTATGACGGTAAACGCCCTAATGATTACTTGAAAAGCTTCAAAATCGGCTTAAAAGGCGACGACAAAATCTAA
- a CDS encoding CmpA/NrtA family ABC transporter substrate-binding protein, protein MNLTQSNTIIQTSEPVRIGFIPLIDCAPFVIAQEKGFFIQEGVEVVLSKEASWASIRDKVAFSLLDGAHMLASMPIAASLGIGTIKTAMQTSFTVSHNGNGITIGNALYEELQHYAESSTDIRSGIALKRLLDARSMDADPLRFAMVYPYSSHNYQLRDWLSRAGIDSDKDVQIVVVPPVKMLDSLKSGDIDGYCVGEPWNSLAVEQGVGHMLVTGYEIWGSTPEKVFGVNSAWAEQNPEVHLSIIRALEKACLWVDEPSNQTELLSILSHPDYLNCTLEQLVYGFSAIKPKGQFDWPMKAYQRFSGHEINKPLPSYALWIMAQMHRWHQLGDIKTLNTIAEQVYRQDLYFKALGLIGEKDHMSWHLSADDESGWLEAVASGKIRLHPDGILSGFIK, encoded by the coding sequence GTGAACCTGACACAGTCAAATACTATTATTCAAACTAGCGAGCCTGTCCGCATCGGATTTATTCCGCTTATCGATTGTGCGCCTTTTGTTATTGCTCAAGAAAAAGGTTTTTTCATCCAAGAAGGCGTGGAAGTGGTGTTATCTAAAGAGGCGTCTTGGGCAAGTATTCGCGATAAAGTTGCCTTTAGTTTACTGGATGGTGCACATATGTTGGCGTCTATGCCGATTGCCGCCAGTTTAGGTATTGGCACTATTAAGACGGCTATGCAGACGAGTTTTACTGTCAGTCATAATGGTAACGGCATCACGATAGGAAATGCCTTGTATGAAGAGTTGCAGCATTATGCTGAGTCTTCTACTGATATCCGCAGTGGAATAGCGCTTAAAAGACTGCTCGATGCGCGAAGTATGGATGCCGACCCATTGCGTTTTGCCATGGTTTACCCTTATTCATCCCATAATTATCAATTGCGAGACTGGCTAAGCCGAGCCGGAATTGATTCCGATAAAGATGTGCAAATAGTTGTTGTTCCACCCGTAAAAATGCTCGATAGCTTAAAATCCGGTGATATTGATGGTTATTGCGTGGGAGAGCCATGGAACAGCCTTGCAGTAGAGCAAGGGGTGGGGCACATGCTCGTGACAGGTTATGAGATATGGGGAAGTACTCCTGAAAAAGTGTTTGGCGTAAATTCCGCATGGGCTGAACAGAATCCGGAAGTGCATTTATCAATTATTAGAGCGTTAGAAAAAGCGTGTTTATGGGTTGATGAGCCAAGTAATCAAACGGAATTACTTAGTATTTTAAGCCATCCAGATTATTTGAATTGTACGTTAGAACAACTGGTGTACGGATTTAGTGCCATTAAGCCAAAAGGCCAATTTGATTGGCCGATGAAAGCCTATCAGCGCTTTTCAGGTCATGAAATTAATAAGCCTTTGCCAAGTTATGCTTTGTGGATCATGGCGCAAATGCATCGCTGGCATCAATTGGGGGATATTAAGACGCTGAATACAATTGCAGAGCAGGTTTATCGTCAGGATCTTTACTTTAAAGCTTTGGGGCTAATAGGAGAAAAAGATCATATGAGTTGGCATTTATCGGCCGACGATGAATCTGGTTGGTTGGAGGCCGTGGCGTCTGGAAAGATACGATTGCACCCCGATGGTATTTTGAGTGGTTTTATAAAGTAA
- a CDS encoding ANTAR domain-containing protein, which translates to MSAPPEKELTVMLVDNEPARAAIVEQAMIDSGYRVIRRLENAKNLTEAVTECQPDMVIIDIESPDRDMLENMSRLTKDNPRPIVMFAEEDDSRHVEAAIRAGVSAYVVDGVNSGSVKALLQVAIARFREFQALRMELDSVKSQLEDRKLIEKAKGLIMKHQQCDEPAAYKALRKLAMDRSQRMTDVARNIISVMELMGGSK; encoded by the coding sequence ATGTCAGCTCCCCCTGAAAAAGAATTAACCGTGATGCTTGTGGATAATGAGCCTGCAAGGGCTGCCATTGTAGAACAAGCCATGATAGATAGTGGTTACCGTGTTATTAGACGGCTGGAGAATGCGAAAAACCTCACGGAAGCGGTTACTGAATGCCAGCCAGATATGGTCATTATTGATATCGAATCTCCTGATCGCGATATGTTAGAAAATATGTCTCGACTTACCAAAGATAACCCTCGTCCTATTGTTATGTTCGCTGAAGAAGATGATTCCCGGCACGTGGAAGCGGCTATTCGCGCTGGTGTGAGTGCTTATGTCGTGGATGGCGTTAATAGCGGCAGCGTCAAAGCTTTGCTGCAAGTTGCCATTGCGCGGTTTCGAGAGTTCCAAGCATTAAGGATGGAGTTGGACTCTGTAAAAAGCCAACTTGAAGACCGTAAGCTGATAGAAAAAGCAAAGGGGCTGATCATGAAGCATCAACAATGTGATGAACCCGCAGCCTATAAAGCACTGCGAAAACTCGCTATGGATCGCAGTCAGCGAATGACGGATGTTGCTCGAAATATCATCTCTGTTATGGAATTAATGGGAGGTTCAAAGTGA